In one Chitinophaga sancti genomic region, the following are encoded:
- a CDS encoding DNA topoisomerase IB codes for MYGAFLLQICYSYGSSRSSNGHRKGREIEICKIRYNWLFPCEKKSGFYYQDQHGEKITDEDTLQRIRGLVIPPAWQEVWISPYSNGHLQATGIDAMGRRQYRYHSTWAKVRNETKYDRLLHFGEKLPQLRRHIDNALKKKMLDKEKVIAIALSVMQETLIRVGNVAYEKLYGSYGLTTLRDQHVKISGGTAFFKFKGKKGVMHQITLKHRQLARLLQKVRDIPGQELFQYYEGGEHKSLDSGDINEYLKIWTGEDFTCKDFRTWSGTLHALNLLADLTPFTSQHECKQNLVGIIDSVAGKLGNTRAVCKKYYIHPRLVEAYEQCKLDPYLEALKAGREKEAKGGLHNDERVLLKFMEDGRS; via the coding sequence ATGTATGGAGCCTTTTTACTTCAAATATGTTACAGCTATGGATCTAGTCGCAGCAGCAACGGCCACCGCAAAGGCCGTGAAATTGAGATATGTAAGATCAGGTACAACTGGTTATTCCCGTGTGAAAAAAAAAGTGGATTTTACTATCAGGACCAGCATGGAGAAAAGATCACCGATGAAGATACTTTGCAACGCATCCGCGGTTTAGTAATTCCACCCGCCTGGCAGGAAGTATGGATCTCTCCTTATTCCAATGGTCATCTCCAGGCAACAGGCATCGATGCCATGGGCAGAAGGCAATACCGCTATCATTCTACATGGGCAAAAGTCCGCAATGAAACCAAGTACGATCGCCTGCTACATTTTGGGGAGAAACTACCGCAATTGCGCCGCCATATTGACAATGCGCTGAAAAAGAAAATGCTCGACAAGGAAAAAGTAATTGCAATCGCACTCAGCGTAATGCAGGAAACCTTAATTCGGGTAGGCAATGTGGCGTATGAAAAACTGTATGGCTCCTATGGGCTCACTACGCTACGCGATCAGCATGTGAAGATCAGTGGCGGTACTGCCTTTTTCAAGTTCAAGGGAAAGAAAGGTGTCATGCACCAGATCACACTGAAACACCGCCAGCTCGCCAGGTTATTACAGAAAGTACGGGATATTCCCGGTCAGGAATTGTTTCAATATTATGAAGGGGGTGAACACAAATCACTTGATTCAGGAGATATCAATGAATACCTGAAAATATGGACCGGTGAAGATTTTACCTGCAAGGATTTTCGCACCTGGTCGGGAACTTTGCATGCATTGAATCTGCTGGCAGATCTAACGCCATTCACATCGCAACATGAGTGTAAGCAAAACCTGGTTGGGATCATAGATAGCGTGGCCGGAAAACTGGGAAATACGAGGGCTGTGTGTAAGAAGTATTATATCCATCCCCGTCTTGTGGAAGCATATGAACAGTGTAAGCTGGATCCGTATCTGGAAGCATTGAAGGCAGGCAGGGAAAAAGAGGCGAAGGGAGGGTTACACAATGATGAGCGGGTATTGTTGAAATTTATGGAAGACGGACGATCGTAA
- a CDS encoding Ku protein — MRAIWSGTIGFGLVNIPVKLYSAVQDSRLDLDMLDKRDHAHIKFHRVNEESNMVRNHRLRAGQYSGEIV; from the coding sequence ATGAGAGCAATATGGTCAGGAACCATCGGCTTCGGGCTGGTCAATATTCCGGTGAAATTGTATAGCGCTGTTCAGGATAGCAGACTCGACCTCGACATGCTTGACAAGCGTGATCATGCACACATAAAATTCCACCGTGTAAATGAAGAGAGCAATATGGTCAGGAACCATCGGCTTCGGGCTGGTCAATATTCCGGTGAAATTGTATAG
- the ku gene encoding non-homologous end joining protein Ku — MKRAIWSGTIGFGLVNIPVKLYSAVQDSRLDLDMLDKRDHAHIKFHRVNEGTGKEVPWDRIVKGFLYNDEYIILDDEDFQAASPEKTKIISIESFVEETEIDDIYFETPYFIEPEKSGAKAYALLLKTLQHTGKAGIGRFVLRTSEHLVVIRPRDNYLLLHQLRFQEEIRSADELALPAGTTSKIQKKELDMAVKLVESYTTEFDISQFKDEYHAELLKIIKQKASGKKRTVKKMKVVHTKSTDLFSQLKASLGNGKRAS; from the coding sequence ATGAAGAGAGCAATATGGTCAGGAACCATCGGCTTCGGGCTGGTCAATATTCCGGTGAAATTGTATAGCGCTGTTCAGGATAGCAGACTCGACCTCGACATGCTTGACAAGCGTGATCATGCACACATAAAATTCCACCGTGTAAATGAAGGAACCGGCAAAGAAGTGCCATGGGATAGAATTGTAAAAGGATTCCTGTACAATGATGAATACATCATACTGGATGATGAAGATTTCCAGGCAGCAAGTCCTGAGAAAACAAAGATCATCTCCATTGAATCTTTTGTAGAGGAAACTGAAATTGATGATATTTATTTTGAAACCCCTTACTTTATCGAGCCTGAAAAATCAGGTGCAAAGGCATATGCATTATTGCTGAAAACGCTTCAGCATACCGGCAAGGCAGGCATTGGCCGGTTTGTGTTGCGTACCAGTGAACACCTTGTAGTTATTCGTCCACGCGATAATTATTTGCTGCTGCATCAGCTCCGTTTTCAGGAAGAAATACGCTCTGCTGATGAACTGGCTTTGCCTGCTGGTACTACATCAAAGATCCAGAAGAAAGAACTGGATATGGCCGTAAAACTGGTAGAGAGCTATACCACGGAATTCGATATCAGTCAGTTCAAAGATGAATATCATGCAGAACTGCTGAAGATTATCAAACAAAAAGCGAGTGGTAAAAAGCGTACTGTGAAGAAAATGAAAGTCGTGCATACAAAAAGCACTGACTTGTTTAGCCAGTTGAAAGCCAGTCTGGGTAATGGTAAGCGGGCATCCTGA
- a CDS encoding isopenicillin N synthase family dioxygenase, with the protein MVTTHSIPVVDLAAFTKGDAASKAAFVQQLGKAYEEVGFVAVKNHGIPDKLIEDLYKYVQQFFALPADVKSSYEIPELAGQRGYTSFGKEHAKGFEAPDLKEFFQFGQTVTDGDPIAKEYPDNVAVKELPAFTPTCTAAYKAFETSGISLLQAIALYLGLEEHYFDQFVHNGNSILRAIHYPPIKEEPKSAIRAEQHEDINLITLLVGASADGLQILDKQNNWVPVTSLPEQIVVNVGDMLQRLTNNKLRSTTHRVVNPPRELWGTSRFSIPFFLHPKSEMPLNCLESTIDAEHPKEYDPITAGEYLDERLREIGLKK; encoded by the coding sequence AACCACTCATTCCATCCCTGTTGTAGACCTCGCCGCCTTTACCAAAGGCGACGCAGCCAGCAAGGCAGCCTTTGTGCAGCAGCTGGGTAAAGCTTACGAAGAAGTAGGATTTGTAGCAGTAAAAAATCACGGTATTCCTGACAAACTGATTGAAGACCTGTATAAATATGTACAGCAATTCTTCGCACTGCCAGCTGATGTAAAGAGCAGTTACGAAATTCCGGAACTGGCAGGCCAGCGGGGTTATACCTCATTTGGTAAAGAACACGCAAAAGGATTTGAAGCACCCGATCTGAAAGAATTTTTCCAGTTTGGACAAACTGTTACAGACGGTGATCCAATTGCCAAAGAATATCCGGATAATGTAGCAGTAAAAGAATTACCCGCATTTACTCCTACCTGCACAGCAGCCTACAAAGCTTTTGAAACATCAGGTATCTCCCTGTTACAGGCAATTGCACTGTATCTCGGACTGGAGGAACACTACTTTGATCAATTTGTCCACAATGGTAATTCTATCCTGAGAGCCATCCATTATCCTCCTATCAAAGAAGAACCTAAATCTGCTATCCGTGCAGAACAGCATGAGGATATTAATCTGATTACCCTGCTGGTAGGTGCTTCTGCCGACGGTTTGCAGATCCTGGATAAACAAAATAACTGGGTACCGGTTACCTCTCTGCCAGAGCAGATCGTAGTCAATGTTGGAGATATGCTGCAAAGACTCACGAACAATAAACTGAGGTCTACCACTCACCGCGTGGTAAATCCACCCCGTGAATTATGGGGTACCAGCCGCTTTTCTATACCGTTCTTCCTGCATCCTAAATCAGAGATGCCGCTGAATTGCCTTGAAAGCACTATCGATGCCGAACATCCGAAAGAGTATGACCCTATTACGGCAGGTGAATACCTGGATGAACGACTGAGAGAGATAGGATTGAAGAAATAA
- the chrA gene encoding chromate efflux transporter — protein MHSLTAYGGPQGHLAMMLKTFVQQRRDLTEAELMEYNAFCQLLPGASSSQTLTLIGYKRGGVPLAVVTLLIWIAPACLLMGSLSFLLQYFDQKALHTDIFKYVQPMAVGFLIFGSLRAFSISIRNLATFIIMMVALLTAIYLKSPWTFPALIILGGIVSNFSNKRIPDIPDQPKKIQWTNIWLFATLFILAGVFSEVARTHNWMTRRPFNLFENFYRFGSLVFGGGDILIAMMLEQYVTRSKSAFMSAEELLTGAGIMRALPGPTFSITAYVGGMVMHNLGPGYQLLGCVLAPVAIFLPSLLLVLFFFPIWTNLKKYVVIYRALEGINATVVGIMWAATIMLFMAITPTWYNILITLSTLAILAFSRLPSPFIVLACLLLGWLM, from the coding sequence TTGCACAGTCTAACAGCCTATGGTGGCCCGCAAGGTCACCTGGCTATGATGTTGAAAACATTCGTCCAGCAACGCAGAGATTTAACAGAGGCGGAACTGATGGAGTACAATGCCTTCTGTCAGCTCCTTCCCGGCGCCTCCTCTTCACAAACGCTCACCCTGATAGGCTACAAACGCGGCGGAGTACCATTAGCGGTAGTTACGCTCCTCATATGGATAGCACCAGCCTGTTTGCTGATGGGATCTCTCAGTTTCCTCCTACAATACTTTGATCAGAAAGCCCTGCATACAGATATTTTCAAGTACGTACAGCCCATGGCGGTAGGCTTCCTTATTTTCGGCAGCCTCCGTGCTTTCAGTATCAGTATCCGTAACCTTGCGACCTTCATCATCATGATGGTAGCTTTACTGACCGCTATCTATCTGAAGTCGCCATGGACTTTTCCCGCATTGATCATCCTGGGAGGCATCGTATCTAATTTCAGTAATAAACGTATTCCCGATATTCCGGATCAGCCTAAAAAGATACAGTGGACAAACATCTGGTTGTTTGCCACCCTCTTTATACTCGCCGGTGTGTTCTCCGAAGTAGCGCGTACGCACAACTGGATGACCCGTCGTCCATTCAACCTGTTTGAAAACTTCTATCGCTTCGGCAGCCTTGTATTTGGTGGTGGAGATATCCTGATCGCAATGATGCTGGAACAGTATGTAACCCGCTCCAAATCGGCGTTTATGAGTGCTGAAGAGTTGCTGACAGGAGCTGGTATTATGCGTGCCTTACCCGGGCCAACATTCTCCATTACTGCTTATGTAGGTGGTATGGTTATGCACAACCTGGGTCCGGGTTATCAGCTACTGGGTTGTGTACTGGCACCCGTAGCTATATTTTTACCCAGCCTTCTACTGGTATTATTCTTCTTCCCTATCTGGACAAACCTGAAAAAATACGTCGTCATATACCGTGCACTGGAAGGTATCAATGCAACAGTAGTAGGTATCATGTGGGCAGCGACCATCATGTTATTCATGGCCATCACACCCACATGGTATAATATTCTGATCACCCTCAGTACATTGGCTATCCTGGCATTTTCACGTCTCCCCTCTCCTTTTATCGTACTCGCCTGTCTGCTACTGGGCTGGCTGATGTAA